The following are encoded together in the Juglans microcarpa x Juglans regia isolate MS1-56 chromosome 2D, Jm3101_v1.0, whole genome shotgun sequence genome:
- the LOC121248384 gene encoding 40S ribosomal protein S20-2-like has translation MAYAMKPPKQQGVDEPQEQIHKIRITLSSKNVKNLEKVCADLVRGAKDKRLRVKGPVRMPTKVLHITTRKSPCGEGTNTWDRFELRVHKRVIDLFSSPDVVKQITSITIEPGVEVEVTIADS, from the exons ATGGCTTACGCAATGAAGCCGCCGAAGCAGCAGGGTGTGGATGAACCCCAGGAGCAGATTCACAAGATCAGGATCACCCTCTCCTCCAAGAACGTCAAGAATCTCGAGAAAG TTTGTGCGGATTTAGTTCGTGGTGCCAAGGACAAGCGTTTGAGGGTTAAGGGACCAGTGAGAATGCCCACCAAGGTTCTGCACATTACCACCAGGAAGTCCCCTTGCGGCGAAg GCACCAACACTTGGGATAGATTTGAGCTTCGTGTCCACAAACGAGTAATTGATCTCTTCAGCTCCCCTGATGTTGTTAAGCAGATCACCTCTATCACTATTGAACCTGGTGTGGAGGTTGAGGTTACCATTGCAGATTCTTGA
- the LOC121248364 gene encoding chloride conductance regulatory protein ICln isoform X1 produces the protein MVLGLRQFSDRVGEDAGEPLLDADNGEELMQVLPGVALVLGNQAPESPGTLYISTKQVVWLSDVDRTKGYAVNFLSLSLHAISRDPEAYPSPCIYTQIETEADEDDSEGSDSESSAILDLSKIREMRLIPSDPSQLDALFDIFCECAELNPEPIDEEEEEEHNWVFSADQLEDEAAEEEVHFSQNPSNSIGHSNGDHDLARTVLELQINDQRFEDADDEMEHDRNSGHQ, from the exons ATGGTGTTAGGGCTGAGGCAATTCTCGGATAGAGTTGGAGAAGATGCCGGAGAACCCCTTCTTGACGCTGACAATGGCGAGGAGCTCATGCAGGTACTACCTGGTGTCGCCCTCGTTCTTGGGAATCAAGCTCCTGAGTCCCCCGGCACTCTCTACATCTCCACcaa GCAAGTGGTGTGGTTGAGTGATGTGGACAGGACCAAAGGTTATGCGGTCAATTTCTTGTCTCTTTCACTGCATGCAATTTCAAGGGACCCAGAGGCCTATCCCTCTCCTTGTATATATACGCAG ATTGAAACAGAAGCTGATGAAGATGATTCTGAGGGCTCAGATTCAGAAAGCAGTGCTATCTTGGACTTATCCAAGATCAGAGAGATGAGGCTTATTCCATCAGATCCAAGCCAAT TGGATGCTCTGTTTGACATCTTCTGTGAATGTGCTGAGCTTAATCCCGAACCAATTGATG aagaagaagaagaagagcacAATTGGGTTTTTAGTGCTGATCAGTTGGAAGATGAGGCGGCAG AGGAGGAAGTTCATTTCTCTCAAAATCCAAGCAACTCAATTGGTCATTCAAATGGGGATCATGACCTCGCTCGTACGGTGCTTGAG CTTCAAATCAACGACCAACGATTTGAGGATGCGGACGACGAGATGGAGCATGACCGAAACAGTGGCCATCAGTGA
- the LOC121248364 gene encoding chloride conductance regulatory protein ICln isoform X2, whose translation MVLGLRQFSDRVGEDAGEPLLDADNGEELMQVLPGVALVLGNQAPESPGTLYISTKQVVWLSDVDRTKGYAVNFLSLSLHAISRDPEAYPSPCIYTQIETEADEDDSEGSDSESSAILDLSKIREMRLIPSDPSQLDALFDIFCECAELNPEPIDEEEEEEHNWVFSADQLEDEAAASNQRPTI comes from the exons ATGGTGTTAGGGCTGAGGCAATTCTCGGATAGAGTTGGAGAAGATGCCGGAGAACCCCTTCTTGACGCTGACAATGGCGAGGAGCTCATGCAGGTACTACCTGGTGTCGCCCTCGTTCTTGGGAATCAAGCTCCTGAGTCCCCCGGCACTCTCTACATCTCCACcaa GCAAGTGGTGTGGTTGAGTGATGTGGACAGGACCAAAGGTTATGCGGTCAATTTCTTGTCTCTTTCACTGCATGCAATTTCAAGGGACCCAGAGGCCTATCCCTCTCCTTGTATATATACGCAG ATTGAAACAGAAGCTGATGAAGATGATTCTGAGGGCTCAGATTCAGAAAGCAGTGCTATCTTGGACTTATCCAAGATCAGAGAGATGAGGCTTATTCCATCAGATCCAAGCCAAT TGGATGCTCTGTTTGACATCTTCTGTGAATGTGCTGAGCTTAATCCCGAACCAATTGATG aagaagaagaagaagagcacAATTGGGTTTTTAGTGCTGATCAGTTGGAAGATGAGGCGGCAG CTTCAAATCAACGACCAACGATTTGA
- the LOC121248379 gene encoding 40S ribosomal protein S13: MGRMHSRGKGISASALPYKRTPPSWLKISFQDVEENICKFAKKGLTPSQIGVILRDSHGIAQVKSVTGSKILRILKAHGLAPEIPEDLYHLIKKAVSIRKHLERNRKDKDSKFRLILVESRIHRLARYYKKTKKLPPVWKYESTTASTLVA; this comes from the exons ATGGGTCGTATGCATAGTCGCGG TAAGGGTATCTCAGCCTCAGCTTTGCCATACAAGAGAACTCCGCCAAGTTGGCTTAAGATCTCTTTCCAGGAT GTGGAGGAAAACATATGCAAGTTTGCGAAGAAGGGTCTGACTCCGTCCCAGATCGGTGTGATTCTTCGTGACTCTCACGGTATCGCTCAGGTCAAGAGCGTTACTGGAAGCAAGATCCTCCGTATTCTCAAGGCTCACG GCCTTGCACCCGAAATTCCAGAGGATCTGTATCATCTTATCAAGAAGGCAGTCTCCATCCGTAAGCATCTGGAGAGGAACAGGAAGGATAAGGATTCAAAGTTCAGGTTGATTCTTGTTGAGAGCAGGATTCACAGGCTCGCTCGCTACTACAAAAAGACAAAGAAGCTTCCACCTGTCTGGAAATA TGAGTCGACAACTGCCAGTACACTTGTTGCTTAA